The bacterium genome includes a window with the following:
- a CDS encoding polysaccharide biosynthesis tyrosine autokinase, which produces MDVKESTLQEYIYILLTRKWVIISMFAITVLTAIFYLIITPKVYESIATIMIEPPQLSGSNTMYPGNYLTNSRNYCEILKSETVMQHAVDKLLNAGLKFKFLNSSFPADKLSQRISIRPIVDSDIIKIYGRGSTIEEAMALTNAVVDGFIKEQLLVARKEFSEQRKFIEQQIPEVERGLIESERSIKDFKETNKIIGLSEEAKELVRKLTDIDVLYVQSEAFCNAINTQLISLKQQLDKHKSSFLEDVTSVSTPYILQLRKELLSLETSFSLYVVQGLSEKDPKLMDIENSIEKTKEQLIEETRKIIDKNVSSKDPLSISEELIDNVLKLEVELSVETAKKNSFYTILTSYEKYLYSFPTKEFQLAQLERKRNLNNNTYDILMKNFETTKLAEAGRLSDIRIVDRADTPKIPVKPKIKLILILSIFIGLSMGIGSAFLIEYVGSTVKTSKDVRLHFNMSVIGNIPKVKPMKAGNGNGLLTHYPINSPVYEAYRSLRTNLGFISPDLPIKTILLTSALPGEGKTTVASNLGIVMAQLEKKVLLVDADLRKMSLTRCFGIKSEIGVTDVLLDEKMLKKAIVETEIENLSILPGGKVPPNPAELISSKRMCELIERLKEEFSCVIFDSPPVLSVTDSAILASKLDSVMLVIQASKTNRLAIARAKEMLEQTNVKLLNIILNMIPLNFPMYGYPYYYSYYSTSQEPKPQKNKTI; this is translated from the coding sequence ATGGACGTAAAAGAGTCTACATTGCAAGAGTATATTTATATATTACTTACAAGAAAATGGGTGATAATAAGTATGTTTGCAATAACGGTTCTAACTGCAATTTTTTACCTTATTATTACCCCTAAAGTTTACGAATCTATTGCTACAATAATGATAGAACCGCCACAACTTTCTGGCTCAAATACAATGTATCCGGGGAATTATCTTACGAATAGTAGAAATTATTGTGAGATACTAAAAAGTGAAACTGTAATGCAACATGCTGTTGATAAGTTATTGAATGCAGGATTAAAATTCAAATTTTTAAATTCATCTTTTCCTGCAGATAAATTATCACAAAGAATTTCCATCAGACCTATTGTGGATAGTGATATTATAAAAATCTACGGTAGGGGCAGTACTATTGAAGAAGCAATGGCTCTTACAAATGCAGTTGTGGATGGCTTTATTAAAGAGCAACTTTTAGTTGCAAGAAAAGAATTTTCTGAACAGAGAAAGTTTATAGAACAACAAATTCCTGAAGTAGAAAGGGGATTAATAGAATCTGAAAGAAGTATAAAAGATTTCAAGGAAACTAATAAAATAATTGGGCTTTCGGAAGAAGCAAAAGAATTAGTGCGCAAATTAACGGATATTGATGTGCTTTATGTGCAAAGTGAAGCGTTTTGTAACGCTATAAATACTCAATTAATCTCACTCAAACAACAATTAGATAAACATAAAAGTTCATTTCTTGAAGATGTAACAAGTGTATCAACTCCATATATATTACAACTGAGAAAAGAATTGTTATCACTTGAAACAAGCTTTTCTTTATATGTAGTGCAAGGATTATCGGAAAAAGATCCAAAACTTATGGATATAGAAAATAGTATTGAAAAAACAAAGGAACAATTGATAGAGGAAACGCGAAAAATTATTGATAAAAACGTTTCTTCTAAGGATCCGTTGTCAATTTCGGAAGAATTAATAGATAATGTTCTTAAGTTAGAAGTAGAGTTATCTGTTGAGACTGCAAAGAAAAATTCTTTTTACACTATTTTAACATCCTATGAAAAATATCTTTATTCATTCCCTACAAAAGAATTTCAACTGGCACAACTTGAAAGAAAGAGGAATTTAAATAATAACACTTATGATATTTTAATGAAAAATTTTGAAACAACAAAACTTGCGGAAGCTGGAAGATTATCTGATATAAGAATAGTAGATAGAGCAGACACTCCTAAAATACCCGTAAAACCTAAAATAAAACTTATTTTAATATTAAGCATATTTATTGGATTATCAATGGGAATAGGAAGTGCTTTTTTAATAGAATATGTTGGTAGCACAGTTAAAACATCTAAGGACGTTAGATTACATTTTAATATGTCCGTTATAGGAAATATTCCTAAGGTTAAGCCAATGAAAGCTGGTAATGGAAATGGATTACTTACTCATTATCCAATTAACTCTCCTGTATATGAAGCATATAGGTCGCTAAGAACGAATCTCGGTTTTATAAGTCCGGATTTGCCGATAAAAACAATTCTTTTGACTTCTGCATTACCTGGGGAAGGGAAAACTACAGTAGCTTCTAATTTAGGTATTGTTATGGCACAATTAGAAAAAAAGGTTTTGCTTGTGGACGCGGACTTAAGAAAGATGAGTCTTACAAGGTGTTTTGGAATAAAATCAGAAATTGGAGTAACGGATGTTTTATTGGATGAAAAAATGTTAAAAAAGGCAATAGTAGAGACAGAAATTGAAAATTTAAGTATATTACCGGGTGGAAAAGTCCCTCCTAATCCTGCAGAACTCATTTCTTCTAAACGTATGTGTGAGTTGATTGAAAGATTAAAGGAAGAATTTTCTTGTGTAATATTTGATAGCCCTCCTGTTTTATCTGTAACAGATTCTGCTATTTTAGCTTCTAAATTAGATAGCGTAATGCTTGTAATACAGGCAAGTAAAACGAATAGATTGGCAATTGCACGAGCGAAAGAAATGCTTGAACAGACTAATGTCAAACTTTTGAATATTATACTTAACATGATACCGCTTAATTTCCCTATGTATGGGTATCCTTATTATTACTCATATTATTCTACTTCTCAGGAACCTAAACCCCAGAAAAATAAAACCATTTAA
- a CDS encoding methyltransferase domain-containing protein, whose translation MELINKSYIGWDRFNKSIINSHQDLETYRASYDMGSLDFYDRYIPRESWLYNKRILDLGCFVGGKTQLFSESGAKEVVGIDLSKRGIKIAKKYENEKLKYYRTSSTELKKEYKGYFDTIISFTVFEHIQKELLPTVIDDCYELLSKNGICIIVYNFFYDKYGAHVEHCIYHPFPQFLFQKQHYLEYCDKRLEEFHKKGLYGYFPLGYSYCKNTHNEDCYMELNRLISFKFKKLLRESKFKKIEDFQYSRSEFVKLLFNTFPKSRLFESSHFYILYK comes from the coding sequence ATGGAATTAATAAATAAATCTTATATCGGATGGGACCGCTTTAATAAGAGTATTATAAACTCTCATCAAGATTTAGAAACATACAGGGCAAGTTACGATATGGGGAGTTTAGATTTTTATGATAGATATATCCCGAGAGAAAGCTGGCTTTATAATAAAAGAATTTTGGATTTGGGATGTTTTGTTGGAGGGAAAACTCAACTTTTTTCCGAAAGTGGGGCAAAAGAAGTAGTTGGTATTGATTTGTCGAAAAGAGGAATAAAAATAGCAAAAAAATACGAAAACGAAAAGCTCAAATACTATAGAACTTCGTCTACAGAATTAAAAAAAGAGTACAAAGGATATTTTGATACGATTATATCTTTTACTGTTTTTGAACATATCCAAAAAGAGCTATTACCGACTGTTATAGATGATTGTTATGAATTATTAAGTAAAAATGGTATATGTATCATAGTATATAATTTCTTTTATGATAAATATGGAGCTCATGTAGAGCATTGCATATATCATCCGTTTCCACAATTCTTATTTCAGAAGCAACATTATTTAGAATACTGTGATAAAAGATTAGAAGAGTTTCATAAAAAAGGATTATATGGATATTTTCCGTTAGGATATTCATATTGTAAAAACACCCACAATGAAGATTGTTATATGGAATTAAATCGGTTAATATCATTTAAGTTCAAAAAATTATTAAGAGAATCAAAGTTTAAAAAAATAGAAGACTTTCAATATAGTAGAAGTGAATTTGTGAAATTATTATTTAATACATTTCCTAAAAGTAGATTATTTGAATCTTCTCATTTTTATATATTGTACAAATAA
- a CDS encoding NAD-dependent epimerase/dehydratase family protein, translated as MAKVVVTGAAGFIGSWLVDSLIKERHTVYGLDDLSGGYTRNINPRSKFFKIDLRDKTATKKLIEKISPEILYHLAADATEGRSQFTPINCTERGIMAYLNVLIPSINKGVKRVVLTSSMSVYGSQVTPFDESMETKPDDVYGVNKASMEEITKILADVYGFEYVILRPHNVYGERQNLADPYRNVIGIWINALLRDKPIYIYGDGEQQRAFSYIHDAILCISKSGFEKKCYNEIINIGGKEPITLNEMAKIVMKEFDKIVKVVYLAPRPKEVKYAYSTYKKSEKLLDYKEKFPLVEGVKRMIVWAKELGPQNPSYLKTLELETEQVPKTWKEKLI; from the coding sequence ATGGCAAAAGTTGTAGTTACCGGTGCGGCAGGATTTATTGGTTCATGGCTTGTAGATTCTCTTATAAAGGAAAGACATACAGTTTATGGATTAGACGATCTTTCCGGTGGGTATACAAGAAATATAAATCCCCGGTCAAAGTTTTTTAAAATAGATTTAAGAGATAAAACTGCTACTAAAAAGCTAATAGAAAAAATTTCTCCTGAAATTCTTTATCATTTAGCAGCAGATGCTACTGAAGGAAGAAGTCAATTTACTCCTATCAATTGTACCGAACGTGGTATTATGGCATATCTCAATGTTTTAATCCCAAGTATAAATAAAGGAGTAAAAAGAGTAGTTTTAACTTCTTCAATGAGTGTATATGGCAGTCAAGTTACACCATTTGATGAATCTATGGAGACTAAGCCCGATGATGTTTATGGTGTGAATAAAGCATCTATGGAAGAAATTACAAAAATACTTGCAGATGTATACGGTTTTGAATATGTGATTTTAAGACCTCATAATGTTTATGGAGAGCGTCAAAATCTTGCAGACCCTTATCGTAATGTTATAGGCATTTGGATAAATGCTTTGCTCAGAGATAAACCTATATATATATATGGGGATGGGGAACAGCAGAGAGCGTTTAGTTATATACATGATGCAATATTATGTATTAGTAAATCGGGCTTTGAAAAAAAATGTTACAATGAAATAATAAATATAGGGGGAAAAGAACCAATAACATTAAATGAAATGGCGAAAATTGTAATGAAAGAATTTGATAAAATTGTAAAAGTTGTATATTTAGCCCCGAGGCCGAAAGAAGTGAAATATGCATATTCTACCTATAAAAAATCGGAAAAATTATTAGATTATAAAGAGAAATTTCCTTTAGTAGAAGGCGTAAAAAGAATGATAGTATGGGCTAAAGAGTTAGGTCCTCAAAATCCTTCTTATTTAAAAACCCTTGAATTAGAGACAGAGCAAGTACCTAAAACCTGGAAAGAAAAATTGATTTAA
- a CDS encoding glycosyltransferase family 4 protein, translating into MKICFIGDPSSIHLTRWMNFFSISGHKISLICFNNTVVKEINGVQIYRIRLCDFRFLPITVQTVLNMIIIPLTIRIICKKIKPDILHAHYILDYGFYAAFALFHPLVITAWGDDVLVYPKISQFSKWKLCFAVKKAQLVTIDSVYIKEEILRLYFSMYKTYLVRKIYNIQWGVDFESLRIEQRVTPDSQLIIICPRGFQKIYNTEIIIKAIPKVISLFPNVKFVFLGAGDKTNFKTLAEKLNIYKYTDFQGWIEHGKLLDIYQRAKVMISIPSSDGTSVALLEAMICGCIPVVSNLPANREWIKDGINGVIVDIKNVECLSSGIIKALNMTETQVKEIKKYNYHFIKEKGDYKQNMLNMEKLYFRLINKR; encoded by the coding sequence ATGAAAATTTGCTTTATTGGAGATCCTTCAAGTATCCACTTGACACGGTGGATGAATTTTTTTTCTATTTCAGGGCATAAAATATCCCTTATTTGTTTTAACAATACGGTTGTAAAAGAAATAAATGGGGTTCAAATATATAGAATAAGATTGTGTGATTTCAGATTTTTACCAATTACCGTACAAACAGTTTTAAATATGATAATTATTCCATTGACTATACGAATAATTTGCAAGAAAATAAAACCCGATATTTTGCATGCCCACTATATCTTAGATTATGGTTTTTACGCTGCTTTTGCATTGTTTCATCCTCTTGTAATTACTGCATGGGGAGATGATGTTTTGGTTTATCCTAAAATTTCCCAATTTAGTAAATGGAAACTGTGTTTTGCAGTAAAAAAAGCCCAATTGGTTACGATAGATTCAGTGTATATAAAGGAAGAAATACTAAGATTGTATTTTTCCATGTATAAGACATATTTAGTACGTAAAATATATAATATACAATGGGGAGTAGATTTCGAATCTCTTCGCATCGAGCAAAGAGTAACTCCTGATTCCCAATTGATTATTATCTGTCCAAGAGGTTTTCAGAAAATATACAATACAGAAATAATTATAAAAGCTATACCTAAAGTTATTTCTTTGTTTCCAAATGTAAAATTTGTTTTTTTGGGGGCAGGGGATAAAACAAATTTCAAAACACTTGCAGAAAAGTTAAATATATATAAATATACAGATTTTCAAGGCTGGATAGAGCATGGTAAATTATTGGATATTTATCAAAGAGCTAAAGTAATGATATCTATTCCAAGTTCCGATGGAACTTCTGTTGCACTTTTAGAAGCAATGATTTGTGGGTGTATCCCTGTTGTTTCTAATTTACCTGCCAATAGAGAATGGATAAAAGATGGAATTAATGGTGTAATTGTGGATATAAAAAACGTTGAATGTTTAAGTTCAGGTATTATAAAAGCTTTAAATATGACGGAAACACAGGTTAAAGAAATAAAAAAATATAACTATCATTTTATAAAAGAAAAAGGGGATTATAAACAAAACATGTTAAATATGGAAAAATTGTATTTCAGATTGATAAATAAAAGGTGA
- a CDS encoding class I SAM-dependent methyltransferase, with protein sequence MALNIDKEWGTMKHDYAILEKILLFIKPKYILDFGCGSGRLFPLYQEKRIEEVLGQDISKKALAIAKIRYQLNSTPPPIFTLTNKDIFKLPTNHFDLIISNRVLQHIFPNKIEKVINKLTKLSDKIYINEMSDSDYSNKTFYLFKHNYEKLFNQYGFDLIQKGKIENQTWCLFSRKSKDFYNGVENEDRKPKE encoded by the coding sequence ATGGCACTCAATATTGATAAGGAGTGGGGAACGATGAAACATGATTATGCGATATTAGAAAAGATACTTTTATTTATTAAACCTAAATATATACTTGACTTTGGATGTGGAAGCGGAAGGCTTTTCCCATTATATCAAGAAAAAAGAATTGAAGAAGTATTGGGACAGGATATTTCTAAAAAAGCACTTGCAATTGCTAAAATACGTTATCAATTAAATTCTACACCACCTCCTATTTTTACTTTAACTAACAAAGATATTTTTAAATTACCGACGAATCACTTTGATTTAATAATTTCGAATAGAGTACTACAACATATTTTTCCAAATAAAATTGAAAAAGTTATAAATAAACTTACAAAACTGAGTGATAAAATATATATTAATGAAATGTCTGATAGTGATTATTCTAATAAAACATTTTATTTGTTCAAACATAATTATGAGAAATTATTCAATCAATATGGTTTTGACCTAATTCAAAAAGGGAAAATTGAAAATCAAACATGGTGTCTTTTTAGTAGAAAGAGTAAAGATTTTTATAATGGGGTAGAAAACGAGGATAGAAAACCGAAAGAATAG
- a CDS encoding SLBB domain-containing protein, which translates to MLNKKCFLMVLLVSIIIPVYTYAEETPSKEYRETPTIPYGGPQYNVYLDANRELQIDVQIWGKIVKPGRYSVSKTTDIIGLISFAGGPTDGADLKKVKVLRNNPKVQVIKVDLGKYLNNGDISKLPLLKPGDMIIIPESPSYTFFPKFLQCFALAAQTASIVTAYVTMYYLIKK; encoded by the coding sequence ATGTTGAATAAAAAATGCTTTCTGATGGTTTTATTGGTGAGTATCATTATTCCTGTTTATACATATGCGGAGGAAACTCCTAGTAAGGAATATCGTGAAACGCCTACGATTCCTTATGGAGGTCCGCAATATAATGTATATCTTGATGCAAACAGAGAGTTGCAAATAGATGTTCAAATATGGGGAAAAATTGTTAAACCTGGACGTTATTCTGTTTCTAAGACAACAGATATTATTGGACTGATATCTTTTGCAGGTGGGCCAACAGATGGCGCAGACCTTAAGAAAGTTAAGGTATTAAGGAATAATCCTAAAGTTCAGGTGATTAAAGTGGATTTGGGAAAGTATCTAAATAATGGAGATATATCAAAATTACCCTTACTTAAACCTGGCGATATGATTATTATTCCGGAATCTCCTTCGTATACTTTTTTCCCAAAATTTTTGCAATGTTTTGCACTAGCTGCGCAAACAGCATCTATAGTAACTGCATATGTTACCATGTATTATTTAATTAAAAAGTAA
- a CDS encoding glycosyltransferase, translated as MKTSIVICTKARINDLLKCMDSILLQTRPPGEIIVVDGSEKDTISNILKIKMKNNFNIDFSYIQMSGGLTHQRNAGINVVKNDIVLFLDDDVILAPDYLFEIMKIYENDKKGEIRGLTGCIEKMPKPSHKQLFFQRLFLLPQFRDGKFLDSGQPTWIWKPTRLTEIEVMLGCNMSFRREIFYEYSFDEGLKGYCYMEDDDFSYRVSRKHKLYQTPFAKLEHSVSSISRDNIAEFHRMQILNYFLFFKKNIPKNIKSVLCFSWSTIGIIIVEGVFDKNRKIILKGFLGGILDIIRTLNVYFIK; from the coding sequence ATGAAAACATCTATTGTAATTTGTACTAAAGCTCGTATTAATGACCTTCTAAAGTGTATGGACAGCATTTTACTTCAAACCCGCCCCCCGGGAGAAATAATAGTTGTTGATGGTAGTGAAAAAGATACTATCTCGAATATTCTCAAGATAAAAATGAAAAATAACTTTAATATAGATTTTTCTTACATTCAGATGTCTGGAGGACTAACTCATCAGCGAAATGCAGGAATTAACGTGGTTAAAAATGATATAGTTTTATTTTTAGATGATGATGTAATTCTTGCACCTGATTATCTCTTTGAAATTATGAAAATTTATGAAAATGATAAAAAAGGAGAAATTAGGGGATTAACAGGTTGTATAGAAAAAATGCCAAAGCCTTCTCATAAACAACTCTTTTTCCAAAGACTATTCTTATTGCCTCAATTCCGAGATGGAAAATTTTTGGATTCTGGCCAACCAACTTGGATATGGAAGCCGACAAGATTAACAGAAATTGAGGTAATGTTGGGATGTAACATGTCTTTCCGTAGAGAAATATTTTATGAATATAGTTTTGATGAGGGATTAAAAGGATATTGCTATATGGAAGACGATGATTTTTCATACAGAGTTTCTCGTAAGCATAAATTATATCAAACACCGTTTGCAAAACTAGAACATTCCGTTTCATCAATTTCCCGAGATAATATAGCAGAATTTCACAGAATGCAAATCTTGAACTATTTTCTTTTTTTTAAAAAGAACATACCTAAAAACATTAAAAGTGTTTTATGTTTTTCTTGGTCAACAATAGGTATTATTATAGTAGAAGGAGTATTTGATAAAAACAGGAAGATTATTTTAAAAGGATTTTTGGGCGGAATATTGGATATAATTAGAACCCTTAATGTTTATTTTATAAAATAA
- a CDS encoding oligosaccharide flippase family protein, translated as MSIYRKLLKSSSSVLLSQIISFASSLLVGIIFARVLGPEGKGALKLLILVPSMIVGFGTMGIEIANIYFIGQKKYDIQLLMGNTILVTIGMSVIIMILYPIFIPHFFSVLKVDVPYYLKLLTYFIVPLGLLGTFLSSFLLGLQRIVIRSIIDIIRSVSLLLFIIICIFVFHAGLHSILIINIFISLLPVGLMFLVLKDVVKIFPSYDKEAFKSVFCFGIKGYVGNVTHYFNIRLDLFLVAFFLGPKEVGIYSVAVGLGELIWYIPSAISTVMFPAIANSTMGASKVLAINTVQKLFIPFIIIGLGIAVFGKFFIHFLYGEQFITAYPALVLLLPGILIMGICGPFWDYITGIGKIEYNLLTAPLSLGVTVALDIILIPKFGIIGAAIASSCAYIVATLVIIYLYLKFSHSSITDLGKSNSSTDN; from the coding sequence ATGAGTATTTATCGTAAATTGTTGAAATCTTCTTCTTCCGTTCTGCTTTCGCAAATTATATCTTTTGCTTCTTCTTTACTTGTTGGCATAATTTTTGCACGTGTGCTTGGTCCTGAAGGTAAAGGGGCACTTAAACTACTAATATTAGTGCCTTCAATGATAGTAGGCTTTGGAACAATGGGAATAGAAATTGCTAATATATATTTTATTGGGCAAAAGAAATATGATATTCAACTGCTAATGGGAAATACAATATTAGTAACTATTGGTATGAGTGTGATAATTATGATATTATATCCAATATTTATTCCCCATTTCTTTTCTGTCTTGAAAGTGGATGTTCCGTATTATTTAAAACTGCTTACTTATTTTATAGTGCCTCTTGGATTATTGGGAACATTCCTTTCTTCTTTTCTTTTAGGATTGCAACGTATTGTAATAAGAAGTATTATAGATATAATAAGATCTGTATCTTTGCTACTTTTTATTATAATATGCATATTTGTATTTCACGCAGGACTTCACTCTATCCTTATTATTAATATTTTTATCTCCTTGCTTCCAGTTGGACTAATGTTCTTAGTTCTTAAGGATGTTGTGAAAATTTTTCCTAGCTATGATAAAGAAGCTTTTAAATCTGTATTTTGCTTTGGTATTAAAGGTTATGTGGGCAATGTAACTCATTATTTTAATATAAGATTGGATCTTTTTCTTGTTGCATTCTTTCTGGGACCTAAAGAAGTAGGAATTTATTCTGTAGCTGTCGGCTTAGGGGAGCTTATATGGTATATCCCGAGTGCTATTTCTACGGTTATGTTTCCTGCAATTGCAAATTCTACAATGGGGGCAAGCAAAGTTCTTGCCATTAATACAGTTCAAAAATTATTTATTCCCTTTATAATAATAGGATTGGGAATAGCAGTATTCGGGAAATTTTTTATTCATTTTCTGTATGGGGAACAATTTATTACCGCTTATCCAGCTCTTGTATTACTTTTACCAGGAATACTTATAATGGGGATTTGTGGTCCTTTTTGGGATTATATTACAGGTATAGGTAAAATAGAATATAATCTTCTAACTGCTCCCTTGTCATTGGGGGTAACTGTTGCTCTTGATATTATCCTTATTCCAAAATTTGGCATTATTGGTGCTGCAATAGCTTCTTCTTGCGCATATATTGTAGCAACCTTAGTTATTATATACCTTTACTTAAAATTCTCGCATAGTTCAATAACTGATTTAGGAAAATCAAATTCTTCTACTGATAATTAA